In one Fusarium falciforme chromosome 5, complete sequence genomic region, the following are encoded:
- a CDS encoding Ubiquitin carboxyl-terminal hydrolase: MSNRHLPAGQNIQGGAGGVPGVDMVGGPGGPRRRQAPPYVPQYQQQHHQHHHQHMNPMYGGYTQFAPQPYYGMPPQYQNAQYQNAQYQHQYLNGQYQNGGMPSPGYMPYQNYARSPPSMHQYVPMVGVSVPPSYPPRPAQQHSPALSTPYQPPPAPAPIPPHTPSSTNSSQMMPPPTPPTPQTTEPQAPVVPAPAPAPAREPSPAPKAKEPFRAPLPWLSHPDVEFPVRTTKSRRRRRLLNADSQAVSLPVEQHEAATEQSEQATIAETASKESSISSQTPATSAAPSETAATPRQPTEESAVPVQASSTSQRSRTNTVTSSTSTATSRPATRSSAAPAPALPSLPKSGAKDAKPARAEKPVNGDVVAETSSQDATSTTAEKPTEPDSEAAEAPAPPVKLPPSSWANLFAKPAAASVAKTGATNGAVADSATTNGHSAEGVVSTTNGSTASFSKANANSVAEAIQSFHVGLADQLSFLEPRGLINTGNMCYMNSVLQVLMFCVPFFDFLSQISKRAVHSFKSETPLIDAMIMFMHEFKIIKSASSVEPLRRSLKNEELERYGEPFTPEFVYEAIRQLPRFASMRRGHQQDAEEFLGFLLQSLDDECTSVMNSSNLAEQSEKANATEGATGTSDDWLEVGRKQKAAVTRSAGSNSSSPISKIFGGLLRSEFRVPGLKDSITTEPYQPLQLDIGSSDVRNVVDALRGLTRPERIQGDFNSPRGKDVTATKQVFIESLPPVLILHLKRFQFDAEGNGTVKIWKKIGYPLELEIPRDVLSRQKRQTYSDGAMPKYKLISVVYHHGKNASGGHYTVDVRRQEGREWIRIDDTVIRRVRSEDVAEGGEEEEVKETRKDGAVSGGSGSRFDAMTEDAGDEVGWNKVTASTGGAKKWSSVANGASNGTTKAKPVKDNIKDNKVAYLLFYQRV, from the exons ATGAGTAACCGCCATCTGCCGGCTGGGCAGAACATACAGGGAGGAGCTGGTGGAGTCCCCGGGGTCGATATGGTCGGCGGTCCTGGAGGGCCTCGTCGGAGGCAGGCGCCTCCGTATGTGCCGCAGTatcaacagcagcaccaccagcaccatcaccagcacATGAATCCCATGTATGGTGGCTACACCCAGTTCGCGCCCCAGCCTTACTACGGCATGCCACCGCAGTACCAGAACGCCCAGTACCAGAACGCCCAATACCAGCACCAGTATCTCAATGGACAGTACCAGAACGGGGGTATGCCCTCGCCTGGCTACATGCCGTATCAGAACTATGCTCGGTCGCCGCCCTCCATGCACCAGTACGTTCCGATGGTCGGCGTGAGCGTGCCGCCGAGCTACCCTCCTCGTCCTGCTCAACAACATTCTCCTGCGCTCTCGACTCCCTACCAGCCCCCGCCTGCGCCGGCTCCGATTCCGCCCCATACGCCATCATCCACCAACTCCTCCCAGATGATGCCTCCCCCGACTCCGCCGACGCCGCAAACTACAGAGCCGCAAGCCCCTGTCGTTCctgctcccgctcccgcccCTGCCCGGGAGCCTTCGCCGGCTCCGAAGGCTAAGGAGCCTTTCCGTGCTCCC CTTCCTTGGCTTTCCCACCCTGATGTCGAGTTTCCTGTCAGAACCACCAAGTCacgacggaggaggagactCCTGAACGCCGACAGCCAGGCTGTATCCTTGCCCGTCGAGCAGCACGAGGCCGCCACGGAGCAGTCTGAACAAGCCACCATTGCCGAGACAGCGTCAAAAGAATCATCAATTTCTTCCCAGACTCCTGCGACGTCCGCAGCTCCATCCGAGACTGCTGCAACCCCTCGTCAGCCCACCGAGGAGTCTGCCGTACCCGTTCAAGCTTCCTCTACTTCTCAACGGTCCCGCACCAACACTGTGACTAGCAGCACCTCGACGGCCACCAGCAGACCCGCCACCCGCTCCTCCGCTGCTCCTGCTCCCgctcttccttctctgccCAAGTCTGGGGCTAAAGACGCCAAGCCTGCTCGCGCTGAAAAGCCGGTCAATGGCGATGTGGTTGCCGAAACTTCGTCCCAGGATGCGACGTCTACTACTGCCGAGAAGCCCACCGAGCCTGATTCCGAGGCTGCAGAGGCACCTGCTCCTCCTGTGAAGCTTCCACCCTCAAGCTGGGCCAACCTTTTCGCGAAGCCTGCCGCCGCATCCGTCGCAAAGACTGGTGCTACCAACGGTGCTGTTGCTGACAGCGCTACTACCAATGGTCATAGTGCGGAAGGTGTTGTTAGTACCACGAATGGCTCTACTGCCAGTTTCTCAAAGGCCAATGCCAACTCGGTTGCGGAGGCCATTCAATCTTTCCACGTTGGTCTTGCTGACCAGCTTTCGTTCCTCGAGCCTCGCGGCTTGATCAACACCGGTAACATGTGTTACATGAACTCG GTGCTCCAAGTTTTGATGTTTTGCGTTCCATTTTTTGATTTCCTTAGCCAGATCAGCAAGCGAGCTGTTCATAGCTTCAAGAGCGAGACACCTCTCATTGACGCCAT GATCATGTTCATGCATGAGttcaagatcatcaagtCTGCTTCTTCAGTCGAACCCCTGCGACGCTCTCTCAAGAATGAGGAGTTGGAGCGCTATGGCGAGCCCTTCACCCCTGAGTTTGTCTACGAAGCTATAAGACAGCTCCCTCGTTTCGCAAGCATGAGG cgaggccatcaacaagaCGCCGAAGAGTTCCTGGGTTTCCTTCTCCAGTCTCTCGACGACGAGTGCACTTCTGTTATGAATAGCTCTAATCTGGCAGAGCAGTCGGAGAAGGCCAATGCCACTGAGGGGGCCACTGGTACATCTGATGATTGGCTTGAGGTCGGCAGGAAGCAGAAGGCAGCGGTGACCCGATCCGCCGGATCCAACTCATCAAGCCCTATCTCCAAGATCTTTGGCGGATTGCTTCGATCAGAGTTCCGCGTTCCCGGACTGAAAGACTCCATCACCACTGAGCCCTACCAGCCGCTCCAGTTGGATATTGGGTCTTCAGATGTTCGCAACGTGGTTGATGCTCTACGGGGCCTCACCCGCCCTGAGCGTATTCAGGGTGACTTCAACTCACCCCGAGGCAAGGATGTGACGGCCACCAAGCAGGTCTTCATTGAATCGCTTCCTCCCGTTCTCATCCTGCACCTCAAGCGATTCCAGTTTGATGCGGAGGGCAACGGaaccgtcaagatctggaagAAGATTGGATATCCTCTGGAGCTCGAGATTCCTCGCGACGTATTGTCTCGGCAGAAACGCCAGACCTACAGCGACGGAGCGATGCCCAAGTATAAGCTGATCAGTGTGGTGTATCACCACGGAAAGAACGCGAGCGGTGGACATTATACGGTTGATGTGCGCCGCCAAGAGGGCCGTGAGTGGATCCGCATCGACGACACGGTCATTCGCAGGGTGCGAAGTGAGGATGTGGCCGAGGgcggcgaagaagaagaagtgaaGGAAACTCGCAAGGATGGTGCTGTCTCTGGTGGCTCGGGCAGCCGTTTCGATGCCATGACGGAGGATGCAGGAGATGAAGTCGGATGGAACAAGGTGACGGCTTCCACTGGAGGGGCGAAGAAATGGAGCAGCGTCGCCAATGGGGCCAGCAACGGCACTACCAAGGCGAAGCCGGTCAAGGACAACATCAAAGACAACAAGGTGGCCTACCTGCTGTTCTACCAGCGGGTATAA
- a CDS encoding Beta-lactamase domain-containing protein — translation MHSLSLRRLLTSVLSLCSFSSALPNQRRSNLTSHVESYYSVDGATHAEKSKALKADGYRIVSLSSYGSPDNANYAAIWVQEEGPSFEIIHDADEATYNAWLETWKSRGYVSTQVSATGPAESAVFAGVMENINVANWFQSCELENPWAFSNTTGNIDVVVKGFRMFGTSEERRYCILGHENIGNEQTTIQYSTPSFTINFASTFEAETAKRFWRPSRLFLSEDHIITPSFVDTSVGKWSHAVDLTKTELKEKIETERAKGLYPIDIQGGGSGSSERFTVVFAERFSPKPRHWNVRGEITGFEDNKAAEKEVDGIMRRFMEKNGVRQAQFAVALQGKTIAERSYTWAEDDRAIVEPDDIFLLASVSKMFLHASIDWLVSHDMLNFSAPVYDLLGYKPADSRANDITVQHLLDHTGGYDRSMSGDPSFMFREIAQSLPTKGAKAATLRDVIEYVVAKPLDFTPGDYSAYSNYGPMLLSYVVTNITGVPYLDFLEKNILDGLNVKLYETAASKHTEDRIVQESKNTGQDPVHPQSAKLVPGPHGGDGAVKEECAGTFAMAAGASSLAKFIGSHAVWGTGGRVSSNRDGSLSGARVYVESRGTIDWALTLNTREYGSETEFDELRWYTLPDFFSNFPIAG, via the exons ATGCATTCACTTTCGTTGCGGCGTCTTTTGACGTCAGTCCTCTCGTTATGTTCTTTCAGCTCTGCCCTCCCTAATCAACGACGCTCCAACCTCACTTCCCATGTCGAATCATACTACAGCGTGGATGGTGCTACTCATGCCGAGAAAAGCAAGGCCTTGAAAGCAGATGGCTATCGCATCGTCTCACTAAGCTCATACGGCTCGCCGGACAATGCCAACTACGCAGCTATCTGGGTGCAAGAAGAAGGTCCATCATTTGAAATTATCCACGATGCCGACGAAGCTACATATAACGCTTGGCTTGAAACGTGGAAGTCGAGGGGGTATGTGTCGACTCAAGTTTCTGCCACTGGCCCTGCTGAGAGCGCTGTTTTTGCGGGTGTGATGGAAAACATCAATGTGGCCAACTGGTTTCAGTCATGCGAGCTAGAGAACCCTTGGGCTTTCTCCAACACGACAGGCAACATTGACGTGGTAGTAAAAGGCTTCCGAATGTTCGGAACCTCTGAAGAACGTCGATATTGTATCCTGGGTCACGAGAATATTGGGAACGAGCAGACGACAATTCAGTACAGCACTCCGAGCTTCACTATCAACTTTGCATCTACATTCGAGGCTGAGACAGCGAAGCGTTTCTGGAGACCATCTAGACTGTTCCTCTCCGAAGACCACATCATCACACCAAGCTTTGTTGACACCAGCGTTGGGAAATGGTCGCACGCTGTCGATCTGACCAAGactgagctcaaggagaagattgAGACTGAGAGAGCCAAGGGTCTTTACCCTATTGACATTCAAGGTGGCGGATCTGGCTCCAGCGAACGCTTCACGGTCGTTTTCGCAGAGCGTTTCTCTCCAAAGCCTCGACACTGGAACGTTCGAGGAGAGATAACAGGCTTCGAAGACAACAAGGCGGCGGAGAAGGAAGTGGATGGCATCATGCGCCGCTTCATGGAGAAGAATGGAGTTCGACAGGCTCAGTTTGCTGTTGCACTTCAGGGGAAGACTATTGCTGAGCGAAGCTATACGTGGGCAGAGGATGACCGGGCCATTGTTGAACCTGATGACATCTTTCTACTGGCCAGCGTGAGCAAGATGTTTTTGCATGCATCTATCGACTGGCTGGTTTCGCACGACATGCTCAACTTTTCAGCACCAGTCTATGATCTTCTTGGCTACAAGCCGGCCGACTCTCGCGCAAACGACATCACCGTCCAGCATCTCCTCGATCACACTGGGGGATACGACCGGTCCATGTCAGGAGATCCCAGTTTCATGTTTCGCGAGATTGCGCAGTCTCTTCCAACaaagggagccaaggctgCCACCCTTCGCGATGTGATCGAATATGTGGTTGCTAAGCCTCTTGATTTCACTCCGGGAGACTATTCGGCATATTCCAACTATGGGCCCATGCTTCTGAGCTACGTTGTTACCAACATTACTGGCGTGCCCTATCTTGACTTTTTGGAAAAGAACATTCTCGATGGTCTCAACGTGAAGCTCTACGAAACGGCGGCGAGCAAGCACACAGAGGACCGCATCGTCCAGGAGAGCAAGAACACTGGTCAAGATCCCGTTCACCCTCAGTCAGCTAAACTGGTCCCTGGACCTCATGGAGGAGATGGcgccgtcaaggaggagtGTGCTGGAACATTTGCCATGGCTGCAGGTGCCAGCTCCCTTGCCAAGTTTATTGGCTCACACG CTGTCTGGGGAACTGGTGGCCGTGTTTCCAGCAACCGTGACGGATCACTGTCAGGTGCCCGGGTCTATGTTGAGAGTCGAGGAACCATTGACTGGGCCCTGACTCTGAACACACGGGAGTACGGTTCTGAGACTGAGTTTGACGAGTTGAGGTGGTATACCCTTCCTGACTTTTTCAGCAATTTCCCTATTGCCGGTTGA
- a CDS encoding Cytochrome b-c1 complex subunit 7 gives MKYSLAPFIIRRPWLYKIFKPAASWYINAAGYRQMGLRYDDLLEEENDVAQKALKRLNNRESYERIYRIRRAVQCSYQHKLLPKEQWTTTAQDVRYLQPLIDEVTAEKAEKNELDSIAVIRKH, from the exons ATGAAGTACTCGCTCGCCCCCTTCATCATCCGCCGGCCGTGGCTCTACAAGATCTTCAAGCCCGCCGCCTCCTGGTACATCAACGCCGCCGGCTACCGCCAGATGGGTCTCCG ATATGACGAcctcctcgaggaggagaacgacGTTGCCCAGAAGGCCCTCAAGCGCCTCAACAACCGCGAGTCCTACGAGCGCATCTACCGTATCCGACGTGCTGTCCAGTGCAGCTACCAGCACAAGCTCCTCCCCAAGGAGCAGTGGACTACCACCGCCCAG GACGTCCGCTACCTCCAGCCCCTCATCGACGAGGTcaccgccgagaaggccgagaagaacgAGCTCGACTCGATTGCCGTCATCCGCAAGCACTAA
- a CDS encoding Adenine DNA glycosylase, producing the protein MLDDYSSRKALLDWFDGVSTKRSMPWRKAWINPKDHQPDDLRNLLERRAYEVWISEIMLQQTRVAVVIDYWNKWMTKWPSIHDLAAASADDVLSAWRGLGYYSRATRIHEASKLVVKDPAMKGLLPSCTQDLEAKVPGVGRYTAGAISAIVFGQAAPMVDGNVLRVLSRQLGLLGNVKTTKVVIDALWAAADALVRAVARDETDTPDGEEVETSDRPGRWGQALMELGSTVCVPKPNCAECPITSTCRAYAEGRTLVSQDSRDTKLNDIEDACHLCEPFEDAEEDAAQDVKSAKKTKANGSQGKQLTLASFAFKGPAIEKSSSNKVKSTLSARDMETIVDHARKFPLKVIKKAVREEETLVCVIRHSDGQYLVQKRPEKGLLAGLWEFPSYILQDSNEGNTSAKRKSKALAYLSKIGGEHGYKTSKAKHVVRPKRNVDCIDGYKTMTSWFASGRPALFDAISSACDLVDQQIAADLELVKRELDEALQQRDDHAAQVSDLTTENARLKEKLQKATTKATGDAKTPEAAPSPQPAPSRSSSSSSEPDWKAECARVSLKFNALSENFKKAKDALRKRKEERDRWVAHATLLEKKIKAAEEEHGISITDRQNRGSRATTLPAARTEDANPSPNTSFTSEAGLEQADLELPPLAAASLGPENPPPLADTTAANPSSDATASEVESGQGDELPELPAQEDVEHTQIKEEPSSDTPVVVSERAVKKRKRNDGDPNESPLQKVKLEPIDDSSSPIQPVGPATLVPQESIDLGDVAQKLLTPRKRREMEESQRRDQIQSEAFATATPRTLFVRPDPEPQTARPLERKSALTPLSVNRRSVRSGGDKPTTPLRKGLDRGISNVAEDGEAYRKTGNSTNQAPKGRLDTLLNSPAAQENETVARPTPRAPARLSTLSEGLAIPGRRVLPFDREGRVKDRTPVRPTGASDRASALSAKVTPQDTRSPLASKRGTTSALRNKPVAELRPDDFKINPQANDGHDFAFSDVIRDRDERARMQGCTDMHCCGKHFRSLAISQRPDPPLTAAQRQEEQKLLEEYLGNFAYRLGTMDKKERDELWIEAKTQELANKYGKHRYHYSRMRSPPGFWNADFPSTQEMEAEREEAAKREKQTVQDRYREAMRPGGRWLFRDE; encoded by the exons ATGCTAGATGACTACTCCTCACGAAAGGCTCTCCTTGACTGGTTCGACGGTGTCAGTACCAAACGCTCCATGCCTTGGCGAAAAGCATGGATTAATCCAAAGGATCACCAACCAGATGACCTGCGCAATCTTCTAGAGAGGCGGGCGTACGAGGTCTGGATCAGCGAGATTATGCTACAGCAGACGCGAGTCGCCGTGGTCATCGACTATTGGAACAAGTGGATGACCAAAtggccatccatccacgACTTGGCCGCTGCGAGTGCTGATGACGTCCTCAGTGCCTGGCGTGGATTGGGTTACTACAGCAGGGCAACTAGGATCCACGAGGCCTCAAAGTTAGTAGTGAAGGACCCTGCGATGAAGGGGCTTTTGCCGTCCTGCACTCAAgatctcgaggccaaggtccCCGGTGTTGGGAGATACACTGCAGGGGCCATCTCAGCCATTGTCTTTGGACAAGCTGCGCCTATGGTTGACGGCAATGTCCTACGTGTCCTGAGCAGACAACTAGGGCTATTAGGCAACGTCAAAACAACCAAGGTCGTTATTGACGCATTATGGGCTGCTGCGGATGCTCTCGTGAGGGCTGTCGCGAGAGATGAGACAGACACCCCGGATGGTGAGGAAGTCGAGACAAGCGATAGACCTGGAAGATGGGGCCAGGCCCTCATGGAACTTGGAAGCACTGTTTGTGTACCAAAGCCAAATTGTGCTGAATGCCCCATCACATCGACTTGTCGAGCCTATGCAGAAGGAAGAACGTTGGTCTCTCAGGACAGCCGAGACACCAAGCTCAACGACATCGAGGACGCCTGTCATCTCTGCGAGCCTTTTGAGGATGCTGAGGAAGACGCTGCTCAAGATGTCAAAAGTGCCAAAAAGACCAAGGCAAATGGATCTCAAGGCAAGCAACTGACATTAGCGTCGTTCGCCTTCAAGGGACCAGCTATCGAGAAATCTTCCTCGAACAAGGTCAAGTCGACTCTCAGTGCCCGCGACATGGAGACCATCGTGGATCACGCCCGGAAATTCCCTCTCAAGGTGATCAAAAAGGCTGTGAGGGAAGAGGAAACACTTGTCTGTGTCATCCGCCACAGCGACGGGCAGTATTTGGTCCAAAAGCGCCCTGAAAAAGGACTCCTCGCTGGATTATGGGAATTTCCCAGTTACATCCTGCAAGACTCAAATGAGGGAAACACATCTGCCAAACGAAAGTCGAAGGCACTCGCGTACCTCTCCAAAATAGGTGGCGAGCATGGCTACAAGACGTCAAAGGCCAAGCATGTTG TCAGACCCAAGAGAAATGTCGATTGTATCGACGGCTACAAGACAATGACAAGCTGGTTTGCTAGCGGCCGCCCGGCTCTATTTGATGCCATCTCCAGTGCGTGCGATCTCGTCGATCAACAGATCGCTGCAG ACCTTGAGCTGGTGAAACGGGAGCTTGATGAAGCTCTCCAGCAGAGAGATGATCACGCGGCGCAGGTTTCTGACTTGACGACTGAAAATGCTCGTTTGAAAGAGAAATTGCAGAAGGCAACAACCAAGGCAACGGGAGACGCGAAAACCCCCGAAgcagcaccatcaccacAGCCAGCACCTTCCAGAAGCAGCTCATCTAGCAGTGAACCGGACTGGAAGGCGGAGTGCGCCAGGGTCAGTCTCAAGTTTAACGCGCTCTCAGAAAACTTCAAAAAAGCCAAGGACGCGCTTCGGAAAAGAAAGGAGGAACGTGACAGATGGGTTGCCCACGCCACATtactggagaagaagatcaaggcagCCGAGGAAGAGCATGGAATCAGCATTACGGATCGTCAAAACAGGGGCAGCCGGGCGACAACACTTCCAGCAGCCAGGACAGAAGACGCCAACCCAAGCCCAAACACCAGCTTCACATCCGAGGCTGGGCTCGAGCAAGCAGACCTGGAATTACCTCCCTTGGCCGCAGCATCACTAGGACCCGAgaatcctcctcctctggccGATACTACTGCTGCTAACCCCAGCTCGGATGCGACGGCGAGCGAGGTCGAAtctggccaaggagatgaACTGCCCGAATTACCGGCCCAAGAGGATGTTGAGCACACGCAAATTAAGGAGGAGCCATCATCCGACACGCCTGTTGTGGTTTCCGAGAGAGctgtgaagaagaggaaacgGAACGATGGGGACCCCAACGAATCACCTCTACAAAAGGTCAAGCTGGAACCGATCGACGACAGCTCGAGTCCTATTCAACCAGTCGGTCCAGCTACGCTTGTTCCACAAGAGAGCATAGATCTTGGAGACGTTGCACAAAAGTTGTTAACCCCGAGGAAACGCAGGGAGATGGAAGAGTCACAACGCCGGGACCAGATACAGAGCGAAGCCTTTGCGACTGCAACACCCAGGACCCTATTTGTCAGGCCGGATCCTGAACCACAAACAGCTCGGCCCTTGGAACGAAAATCAGCCCTTACACCACTCAGTGTCAACCGACGGAGTGTGCGATCAGGCGGTGATAAGCCAACCACACCCCTTAGAAAGGGACTGGATCGTGGCATATCAAACGTAGCCGAAGATGGCGAAGCATACAGGAAAACTGGAAATAGTACGAATCAAGCGCCTAAGGGACGACTGGATACGCTATTAAACAGTCCTGCTGCTCAGGAAAACGAAACCGTAGCCCGTCCGACACCTCGAGCACCAGCAAGGCTAAGCACTCTTTCAGAAGGCCTGGCAATTCCAGGTCGACGGGTACTCCCTTTTGATCGAGAAGGACGCGTCAAAGACAGGACTCCTGTTCGCCCGACGGGTGCATCTGATCGCGCCAGCGCTCTCAGTGCAAAGGTTACACCGCAAGACACGCGATCTCCGTTGGCCTCTAAGAGAGGCACGACGTCTGCGTTGCGAAATAAACCAGTGGCGGAGCTGCGGCCCGACGATTTCAAGATCAACCCACAAGCCAATGACGGTCATGACTTTGCGTTCTCTGACGTGATTCGTGACAGGGATGAAAGGGCTCGCATGCAAGGCTGTACAGACATGCATTGCTGCGGGAAGCACTTTCGATCTCTTGCCATCTCGCAACGCCCAGATCCGCCTCTTACGGCAGCTCAGCGACAAGAAGAGCAGAAGTTGCTGGAGGAGTACTTGGGCAACTTTGCGTATCGACTAGGGACgatggacaagaaggagagagATGAGCTCTGGATTGAGGCCAAGACTCAGGAACTCGCAAACAAGTACGGAAAACATCGATACCATTACTCGAGGATGCGGAGTCCTCCAGGATTTTGGAATGCAGATTTCCCCAGCACCCAAGAGATGGAGGCTGAGAGAGAGGAGGCTGCCAAACGAGAGAAGCAGACTGTTCAAGACAGGTACAGGGAAGCTATGCGACCTGGCGGTAGGTGGCTGTTCAGAGATGAGTAG
- a CDS encoding HET domain-containing protein produces MPSPNLCTSCSGVFEGHYVPSNALQERNLLALEGAAFVPSGFTTGTTEWRVRLDSGPGPDDPLKPYAHHTIQALEESANACVLCAMIWLRLQQDIHPVTLAELQKNDVVGIPAIEARETSYCGSFVLGICFSKVEGDKLVGRQFHSFRAFKAIKINADNRDTWRPKFDRQVTLERIRTWLELSTQSLNLAPRLPTRLLHCQASAPSKDPIVRLVDTHDLGPSTRYAALSHRWGEIQPLMLKHELVDAFYSDIPFTAIPTTFQDAIKLASTLDIQYIWIDSLCIIQDSKEDWDIEAAHMASVYSQAYVTISATAAKDSSAGLKQDSMLKHPCEITPTWTGFEDSEMPTTTTMRLIDRSAFCDQVLSQPLFRRGWVFQEWILSPKTLHVASDQLWWTSASDMTSGGFASHETCEGFAFDVKQQFTRTMPLGTLYLMGGKSAESLRPVWHQLLQDYLSRFFTFESDRLIAFAGIASLYQTLARVPPGSYLAGIWRQSLLRDLLWTVRDGRKVSPPQKYRVPSWSWASEEPTHTLSGTFGIGNINLNADLEEDEEPWVPAAEVIEASVQTAGPELGSVSGGHLILQGPLIKARLVLKVEDLTGQFTPEQAAEFLPGGNLRYVRNLVTPTTEKSSDIDDLEVSTSPSKADLDDVFPFVPSNGEMTIYLGVLHCRVDLEGSAESYALALVSGCEKGEYRRIGYVNVQRTIMGSWIDNRDWGVFDPLTDRGEYLSKGEQPGMYNYRIV; encoded by the exons ATGCCATCGCCGAATCTTTGCACCTCGTGTTCCGGCGTCTTTGAGGGACATTATGTGCCCTCAAACGCGCTGCAAGAACGCAATCTACTCGCTCTCGAGGGGGCCGCATTTGTTCCTTCAGGATTCACAACAGGCACGACGGAATGGAGAGTAAGGCTAGATTCTGGCCCAGGTCCGGATGATCCTCTAAAGCCATACGCCCATCATACAATACAAGCTCTGGAGGAGTCTGCAAATGCTTGCGTGCTCTGCGCCATGATCTGGCTGCGGCTGCAGCAAGACATTCACCCCGTAACGTTGGCAGAGCTACAGAAGAATGACGTTGTCGGTATCCCGGCTATCGAGGCAAGAGAGACTTCTTATTGCGGCAGTTTCGTTCTTGGAATATGTTTTTCGAAAGTTGAAGGCGATAAGCTTGTTGGGCGCCAGTTCCATTCGTTTCGTGCCTTCAAGGCAATCA aaataaatgcAGACAATAGAGATACTTGGAGGCCCAAGTTTGACCGACAAGTAACACTGGAACGCATCAGGACCTGGCTCGAGTTGTCTACCCAAAGCCTGAACTTGGCACCTCGGTTACCAACGAGATTGCTTCATTGTCAAGCATCTGCACCTTCTAAAGACCCGATAGTTAGGCTTGTCGATACTCACGATCTGGGCCCGTCGACTAGATATGCTGCCCTCAGTCATCGTTGGGGCGAAATACAACCGCTCATGCTGAAGCATGAGTTGGTCGATGCCTTCTACTCCGACATTCCCTTTACGGCCATCCCGACTACTTTCCAAGACGCAATCAAGTTAGCCAGCACCCTGGATATCCAGTACATCTGGATTGACTCCCTCTGCATCATTCAAGATTCAAAGGAAGACTGGGATATTGAAGCCGCACACATGGCATCCGTCTATTCTCAGGCGTATGTCACTATCTCTGCCACGGCTGCCAAAGATTCATCTGCAGGGTTGAAGCAAGACTCGATGCTAAAACACCCTTGCGAAATCACACCGACGTGGACTGGCTTCGAGGACTCTGAAATGCCAACGACAACAACTATGAGGCTCATCGACAGATCTGCTTTCTGCGACCAGGTCTTATCGCAGCCCCTTTTCCGTCGAGGATGGGTCTTTCAGGAATGGATTCTCTCTCCAAAAACTCTTCACGTTGCTAGTGACCAGCTCTGGTGGACATCTGCTTCCGACATGACTTCTGGGGGATTTGCCTCGCACGAGACGTGCGAAGGGTTTGCCTTTGACGTTAAACAACAGTTCACCCGCACCATGCCCCTTGGAACCCTCTACTTAATGGGAGGCAAGAGCGCCGAGAGCCTACGGCCGGTCTGGCATCAGCTTCTGCAGGATTACCTATCGCGATTTTTCACCTTTGAGTCGGATCGTCTGATTGCCTTTGCTGGCATCGCGTCTCTGTATCAGACTCTGGCACGAGTACCCCCGGGCTCATATCTTGCGGGTATCTGGCGCCAATCACTACTTCGAGATCTCCTTTGGACTGTAAGAGATGGGAGAAAGGTGTCTCCTCCACAGAAATACCGAGTTCCATCGTGGTCGTGGGCGTCAGAGGAACCAACCCATACCCTGTCTGGGACATTTGGCATTGGCAACATCAACTTGAACGCGGATCTCGAAGAGGACGAAGAGCCTTGGGTCCCTGCTGCAGAAGTCATAGAAGCGTCGGTCCAGACAGCTGGGCCAGAGCTTGGATCTGTTTCTGGAGgccatctcatcctccaaGGCCCACTGATCAAAGCTCGACTCGTGCTCAAGGTTGAAGATCTCACCGGCCAATTTACACCTGAGCAGGCTGCAGAGTTTCTTCCAGGGGGGAATTTGCGATATGTTCGAAACCTGGTGACTCCGACTACGGAGAAAAGTTCGGATATCGATGACTTGGAAGTCTCTACATCACCTTCCAAGGCTGATCTCGATGACGTTTTCCCGTTCGTTCCATCCAATGGAGAAATGACCATATACCTTGGTGTCCTTCACTGCAGAGTGGACCTGGAGGGCTCCGCTGAGAGTTATGCCTTGGCTCTTGTGAGCGGATGCGAGAAGGGGGAGTATCGGAGGATTGGGTACGTCAATGTTCAGAGGACCATTATGGGCTCTTGGATAGACAATCGGGACTGGGGAGTGTTTGATCCTCTCACGGATCGAGGAGAATATCTCAGCAAGGGTGAGCAACCTGGGATGTATAATTATCGTATTGTCTAA